DNA from Prunus persica cultivar Lovell chromosome G6, Prunus_persica_NCBIv2, whole genome shotgun sequence:
gcCAGTTGGCATTATTATGAAACATTTTCTAAAGTTCTGTTCTTTCCATGTCATCAGTTCATGGTATGATGTTTCCTTctcctcttcatcatcatcatgatgTTGTTTTTATGTGGATACCACCAGTGTTCTAGTGtaaatgttaaattttttgaacttATCTGGATGTGTACTTGCAGGTGCATTTTGGGAGAAGCTAAAGTTGGTTGCTGAGAGAAAGGTATGCCCATCTTTGCCTTTGATTTTCATTGGATATGTGGGGATAGTATTTTACATATTATGAATATCCAACACGATCTAATGTACAAAAATTTGTAGTGTCGCATCATATTTTGACGCAATAGGATTCTGGACAATTCAAAACAAGAGATGAACATATTAATGCGTTTGTGAGCTTACAATGCATGTGTTTATGTTGTAGTGATTTTTGTTTGCATATAATGATGTTAGATAAAACATAACtatgaaaatataattgtTCCATTTTAACCCTTTGTTTCATTCTAAATCATTGTTCTCAATATCTAGGCGCGGAAAAATGGGTCTATTTTGTTGAATGTTTTAATGTTGAGCAATACTAAGTTGTgttcttttcccttttgtgtaagttttttaaataaagtGAAACACACTTCTGCAGTTAAAATAAACacataagaaacaaaaatggaattgatacaacccttttttttccgtATGTTCATAATAAAACAAGTCTAGGGTGAATTTTTGTAGTTTCAAGATTGCACTTGCACTGACCAAATGTGGTTTGTACCTTTTGCTCATTATTTTCATTGACCTTACTTCTGGATATAaggtctttcttttcttttgtttgttttttattctaAAAATCTGAACCCAGTCTGGCTTGAAAAGAGCATTAAGTCATACAAACATCAAACCTTCGCCTTaaacaaaagtaaaactaAAGAGCATGACAATTGACTGATGTCATACATTCAAGACtgtctttttctcctttattaGTTGAACTATGCTCTTATACACTATAACATATTATGCATCCGGAGCTAAACACTAGCATTTGCATTGCTAACCTCTATAAATTTCTCCTCCCACACAACGCCTAGGTAAATGTAACGGGATTAAGAGTTGCCAGTTTGACATCAAGTTGAGTTGCTCAAATCATGATATAATTGTGTGGCTTAACTCATAATAAAAAAGGAGTTGAGAGCTAAGCATGCAGTGTTGATTGGAGTTGTGAAATGCTTGGATGTGGCACACAGTGTTGAGGAGGACTTTAGGATACAACTTATATTGTTAGCTGCCCTGGGCACATAACTAAGAAGCACGGATACGCTGGTTGAGGTGCGTATCCCGTATCCGATACGCTAGGGGATACGATACGCTGTGAATACGTGCGGATACGCGATGGATACGTATCCGAGTAAACGGATACGGTCAACGACAAAAAGATACACGTATCTGACATTACAGATACGAGTATCTGATGTTTAGGATACGCGTATCAGGAAACGTCTCCACTTCTTCTTTCAgatcttccttcttcttcttcatccagCAGTGCCCCCACTcatcaattcttcttcttcgtcctTAAGAAGCCCAgatcttcctttttcttcttcatccagCGGCGCCCCTActcatcaatttcttcttcttcattcttcatTGTCGGCGGCGTCGGGttctcttctccattttcattttgttttctcacGCGTGCTTCTCTGTTCTTTTGAcaaaaggattttgttttgtttttggtttcttttttttggtcaaaggattttgtttgtttaatattCACAGTTTCACCCACACCCCACGTGATGGCTGGTCTTATCGTTTTGACAAAAgaattttcctttgttttgtttgtcttattaaaagtaataatattataaccAAGACAAGTGGAAGTATGTTAAAAGTAATAATATCAAAAGTAATAATATTATCATTGTTATGTTATTTAAAATATgctataaattatatatattgttatttttaaattattatatattatttaaattgccGTATCCACGACGTATCGTAtcctaatttttaaaaatttgtcgTATCCCCGTGTCGTGTCGTATCGTATCTCCGTATCCGTATCCGTGTCCGTGCTTCCGTATCCGTATCCGTGTCCGTGCTTCTGTATCCGTATCCGTGTCCGTGCTTCTTAGGCACATAAGCAagaattttggttttgaaccAAAACTCATATTAGTTAACCCTTCTGGCTGTGCTCCTTGAGTTTGGAGTTGTTTCTGTGCTAGTTGGTTGGCCTACGCGCCAGTGGAATGTAGACCCAGTAAGAAAGAAAGTTCCAAAATGACCGGCAAGGTGGCATTATCAATATATCAGCTCCTTGGGTGTTATTCCGATACTCAAGAAGGAAGTTAGTTTTTTTCCCACAATGCAGCCAAAACTCCTGCATTTCAGCAACATTTATATGATGTTTTCATTTCAGAGTTGGATGGTCATGAATGTATCTGCGACATCTGGTAGAAAATTTGGTGACACCTCCACCAAAAGTCGCTGATTTTTGACAcagatctttttatttttgttcttctcaGAAACTGTAATACCCACATGAACTACTAGTAGCTACAACATATGATATGTACCCATCTACTACCCAGCCAGCTGGTGCACACCCAAGGCCCAGCACCACCATCATGAACCTGTATAACCACCAACATTGCAACCCCGTTCAAGTTACCTAGCTACCTAGCCATGTCTAGATGACAATTTTGCTCTATGAATACTCCGAATTTGTAACCATAGCACCCTCTCCTATCCAATTTTTGATACACTCTCGTtcaactttctttcttattaCGAAAGGatgaaataaattaaacaaaactacTGAAGAATAGTTGTATGTTGGTGTCCCAATACAATTTTGGCTGGAAGCACAATGGAAGGAAATCTAACTATTTGGTGCTCATTTGTTTAGGTGGGTGAAGCAGAAGCGGAGAGATTTTGCAAGGCATTTCAACAAATTCATAAGAAACTCGTATGTACCATATGTTTTTGAAGGAATAATATTCCTATTTCCTAGTTTAGTTTATGTTTTACATTGCTGACACAATGCAAAATTCTTTCCATCTGTTACAGGTCTATGAAGAACTGAGTTTGGATGCTGCCCAGAAATTCCTGAACTCGTcctgaagttcgttctgtggCATAGATTCTGTGTGCTTTTGTACATTTCCCATGTGTTTAATTTATGGGTGATAACAAGCCTTCTGCTTCCTCTGAGCAAAGGCTGTGGCGCCAATTAGTTCTACTAACTGCCCTTTTTGCTTTTGCCCTTGTGATTTGTatgaacttcaaaaaattcataatcgAGCTAAAAGGGCATTGTTGATGGTATTGTTTTGGACCCTGCTTGGCATGATAGGAGTAGTGGGCCCTTTGCCTTAAGCTCATTAATCATTTTTACCCTCAAAGTTCAGCTGGAAAAAGCCTTCCCAAAAGTTCCGCACTCCGGTGTACAATTTGCCATGATCTTTCAAGGGAACATGGCGAATCCTTACATTTATATTTCTCATTGTCCTGTCTACTTCAAATTAAGACAACCTGCAAAGTAACTATTCATGCACTCGAGGTCTTACGTTGGATGCATTAGAGAAGAGCTGCATTATTTTCATCTTGACCATGATTGTGATTATTTTGGCTGAGCATATCTGGTTCTGCACCAATTATATCTAGCATTATGTAATTTGAGCTTACTAGAAATATTCATTACATATAAATATCGTATCTCCGCAGAAAATTCGTAAAATCAGAATTTGTTTAGTAAATTTTAGACACgtacataaataattaaataaaattattcttgaatttttatttgattagttAGGGAGAACGGAATCCTGTATGGTCGATCGGATTTTTGGGATAAGATGCTAACCCTAGGGACCACCatccataaaataacaagTGATAAATACGGTTTTTGAAGTTTGTGTATGAGTTTGGTCAGTGGTCTGACTTCCAGGTAACTTCACTGATCAaaagtccatgaaatttggcAATCACAACAATGATATATATGGAATGCATTATACTGAACTATCGGCAACTTTAGGCGTTTCACTGCTGTAAAGTGTAAAACATCATGCCCTGCTTCTAGAGAGGCAGTAAAGTCATAGATCCATGGACGCCTAAGTCAACGATGGAGTACCACCATTCTGtgaattgtaattaaataaataaatagcacAAACAGAAGCAGCCATGCCCATGTTTGTCTACAGATCCAAACGGCATAGAATATATCCATTttacattttccatttttaaattCCTTAAGAGTGCGGTgatgacaaatataaataatgaCCATGACAAAAAATTGGTCAAATATCTAAATCACCAAACTTAGACTTACTTGAACACATGTTTAACTTCAGAAAAACaagattaaataaatttagaaaaatcaaataaaataaaaaccccaaAGTGCACATGACAACAGAGCTCATCTTCAGAGGTCCGTGATTCCTTgacattttatttaattattttatgaaaaatacgCTTTCAGTAAAAGgtcatatattcttgtcaatAGCAATTAAACATCCGTATAAAAATtttgctttttgctttttgctttttgtttttttgaatgagtatctcttttctctcttttcaaagAAAGAGGCAAGCAGTCTGCATAATTTAGATATTctaatttcaaaaagaaaatctgaagaaaaagaaaaggaatcaTCACACACACCGACAAATTTTCTGGCTTGTAGTAAGGCACATCAAAACAGTCCAAAAACCACAGCAATTGATGAATATGATATATTGCCAATCTGTGGCCTCCACAGCACACCTGAGTGGCAAGTGGTTGGCTTACAGCCTTTGAATTTTATGATTGCTTTCGTGTGGTCTGCAAGTGCAAGGCAGTATCCACATTAATAGCACCTTCCAGCCAGCTAATACCAATCGAGGCGAGTCTTGTCTGTGTCAAATAAAAGCTTATTTCGAAATCAACTAAACAATGACGAGTTTGTAAATCAAGTGATTAAGttacatttattttttcgtCCGAAGTCTTAAATTCGATTTTCTCTTCTTAACATCGCTTGTactttaaaaaagaatttttaaaaaaaatatcaaggaAAGCTAAACATGGCATTGGACTTATTGGTGTAGCTCAACAGACACCAGCCCCAACAACATAATCAtgatttattataataataaagcaAATGATCCAAGGAAAGCAAAACATGCccataaattattttacaaAGGAAAAGAGGAACCTTCCATTTCGTCAGCAGTACGCGGTGTTGGTTCTATCTAACACCATGTACTTACTGATGATAAAAAATTACGTTGACCAGATGGTCCAGATCTCTCTCCCTTCATTtacacacacaacacacacCACCTCTTATTTCCTAAATAGAAATCTTTGTTCAATGCAGACAGTCTGGAGACGGTGCAAATTGTATATACCAGGGAACTGTTCTTTTGGTTTGCTTGAAATTGCAAAAAGTTATCTAGAACAGCATAAAGGGCAAAAGTAGAGAAATATTTCCAGCGACTTTTTAATGCTATCGTAATAGTGGGCCCGCATGTtcgttaaaattataaatctgAATTACACATTCTACTAAAAGCCCTCACATGAATTTGACAAGAAACGATTTCCCGGTAAATATAATAAACATTTTCATTACTCTTAGGCCCCTCAAATTCAATGGAGAcccttttttcttgtcgtgtattACACCGTACAAATATTCCATTTCTAATATGTACAAAACACGCATCAAAAAGACAAAGGACCTACTGCTATACATACACTACACCATGTCTGCTGGTACCACTATATCATCACGCCACAAAAtaccaattttcttttagttttaacccaaagtaaaaaaaaaaaaaaaaaaaaaaaaagaagaggtaCCTTGCTTGCTTTGCTTCCCCTTTCAATACTTTGACACTAGTGGGTGGCAGACTGGTTTGaggtttctctttttcctctgcTTTTTGGCCGAACGTGGGTGGTTGCGGATAACAACCCGCGATATACAAGTTCTTCTCCCTTTTTATATTATCTTGTTCGAGAGGAAAGGACTCAGTTGGAATTTCCTATGGGTTAAAAGTTTGGGGGCAAATTCTTACGCCTCTCCAAAACCCTATTCCCCCACTCGGTTTCTCCAACTTGTTGCCAAATCCTCACCACCCCCTCGGAAAACAACATTTTCactggtttttttcttttcacctgCACATGCATATAACCCATTTGACTCAGTTGAGTGTTGTTTCAAATCAATTGTAACTAAACACATAATGATGTGAAgcaagaaaatttgaaaaaaaacccCTTCTTTAGACTTTAGCTCAAAGCAAGGACTGAGAAAAAGACAGGCGTAGGGtccaaacatttaaaaaagggAGCTTTAGAGTGGCATCCCACAACAAGCAAGCTCTCGAGTCTTGAAGGTTGAAGCTACCTAACTCTCTCACTATCTGTTTTGCTCCTTGTCCCTTCGCACAAGAACAATGTCATCCGCTAAATCTCACAAAACCTCTATATtctaataaaattttcaagctGAAAATTACCAAATGGGTATTTAAGGTTTGTAAATCTATTGCCAACTAAACTTAATTACTTGCATGCAAGGTGCTTGCAGCTCAAATTCGTAAAAGTATTTATCCCTGCACCCGAATTTCTAGATTCAATTTCCGGATCCTTGATATCAAttgtacaaaaaaaaacaaaacaaaaaaaactaaatttctAGCATAATGGGCTCTAATCTAACCCATTTCCGAACTACCCTAGCTGCAAATTGATTATGACTTGGACTTATCTCTCTCTACCTAATAATCTAACTGTCCCGGGATACTGTTTACTGACCAAATACTCCACTGAGTCAACTCGCTAACTcacaccaacaaaaaaaacaaaatgtggaaaaaaaaaaacaaaatgtggaaaaaaaaaaacaaaatgtggaaaaaaaaacgCGCTTACCAGAGTGAATGAGCAGAATCTCAGTCCCGGAAAATGACCTTCTCGGCCAAACCCAACAAGGGTTTCAAGCAATCCGGCGAGAACTTCCTCGCGAACAGGTACGACTCCGACAAATTCGATTTCCGCAGCCGATGAATCAGCTCCGCCGACACTTCCCCGGCTAGGTAAGTGTACGGGTGCCCTTTTACCGTACCCGTCCAATTTACCCGGGTCAGGCTGTAACGGGTTAGCCCATCCGGATCCGCCATtgacaacaacgtcggaaaataGTGCTCCTCAGGGTAGCACTGGTCTTCTCGATAGCACGGCATTCTGAATTTTCTCCACAGCGCCCGATCCTTCAAAACCACGAGCGCGTGGCGTCGGGTGAGGAGAAAGAACTGGGGACCCGACCCGGAACTGCTCGAACGGGACCTCCGGCATCATCGCGAAGCGTCCACGGGCGGAGTACCGCTTCCAGAGACTGGCCGATTTGGAGAGGATCTCGATGAAGCTCTTGGGCCGGACCTTGAGGCCCATCTGGGCCAACTCGGCGTCGGAGCCGGTGGCGGGTCGGGTCAAGTCGAAGGTGGTGGAGAAAAAGAGCGAGTTGTAGACGTACCGGAAGGAGTGGAGGGGTACGCAGTACTGGGATAAAACGGCGAAGAAGAGATTGGCAGGGTCGTCGATGACAGCAGAGGCAAGGAGGCGGCGCGTGGCGGAGATGAGGGTTGCGGAGGCGCGGTAAGTGCGCTTGGAAGGGACGAGGCGGTTGTGGAAGACGGTGCCGGGAGGGAGGGTGACGTTGGCGGCGGGATCGGCATGGACGTAAATATTGTAAAGATTGGAGTTGGTTTTGGAGAAGAAAAGGGACCAGAGGGGGGCGAAGTGGAGGTCAGAGTTGGTGAGGAAGAGGAAGGCGATCTTGGGTTTGGAGGATTTCGAATCGAGGGCGAGGTGGGAGAATGTAGGCTTGGGTTTTCTAGGGTTAGGGTTGAGGGCGCGGTTGAAGAGGATCTGGTCGTCGAGCTCGTCGGAGGCGGATATGGGGATCGGAGGGCGGGAAGGGGGGAGGAAGCGTGGGgcgaagaggaagaggagagagagggagaggaggaggaggaaggagACGAGGAATGGGGTGGAGGAGAACATTGGATGGGAGGAGCATGCcagggaggaggaggaggaggcggCGGCGGTTGGGGTGGCTGATTGGGTAGGTGAGGTTCTATGGGACTTCTGGTGGACTGGAATTGTGTGCCTGTTTTCTCTGTGTTTGGGCGTGGTTGGAGGCTGAGGaggctgttgctgctgcttgAACGACTCCAGTGGACTTGAAgtgggagagaaagagagagttcGGGAGAAATGAGATTTGGGGGATTTGGAGAAGGAAACTGATGATTCCAGTTTGTTGTATGGAAGGGGcctatcttttttttgttggtcgGAGGGAAGGGGCCTATCTTACTGGCGCTGTTACAGATCATTAATACAACCCCTACAAAAAtttcttctgtttctttttttatttttattttttcgttttgGGAAATTTGACTTTCACTCTCTTGAATGTGACCTTCAGTCTTAGGTAATCAGATTTAAGTCATGCAATTTATAACGTAAAATATTGTTTTGCTTTTACTAAAATCTATTCAgctttattaattctaattcTTATCGTAAATAGTTTTTCaaatagattttaaaaaaaatgccacAGAAACTTAAATAGTTATTGTCTATGTGGTACGGATACTCCAAAATGCTGTCATGACACGGTTCCGACACGTCCAAGACACGGTAGGGACTagaatgaaattttaaaaataaaaatcggggtctaaatatgatttttaaaactttagtGGACtgatttgaaatatttttaaaaagatgggttgaaaatgaaaaaagactTTTTTTAACCTAAGGAGGGTGTATCCAATTTATACTTATAAAGACTTTTTTTAAGTAAGTGACTTTCATAGAGATGGCAAATTCTTAAATACTTTCATAGAGTTAAAAGTCACTAGTAAATTGGCAAGACTTTTGCTATTAACAATTAGCCTTAAAAGTATAGAAAATTCATTCGTTTAAtaagctttttaaaagtcattaactttttggataccaccaaacttttaaatactttttaaagtCATAACTGAAtaccaccaaacttttaaatactttttaaaagtcacaattgaataccactagacttttatatactctttaaaagtctaaattgaatacctccagacttttaaactctataaaagtcattaaaagtttgaattggATATACCCCCCTAAATGAATCTCACGAAAGTAGCAGCCACTTCACTTCATTTCTTCCGTTGCAGCAGCTCTTCTCCTCTTCTCCAGCTTTTGCAAAGGTGAgtgtttttgcaatttttttttcctttgttttcaaatgcttttatttatgttttctattttcttttcttatttctctCCATAACTATAGAAGAGTTGGACTTGATGGTGAGGTGAAGAAtctttttttatgtgtttttttaaaagagaaacacaacaaataataaaagtcTTATGTTTTgatgtattttttatatttttttaattgttttttttttgttggtatttTATAtgagttatttgttttgttttatggaATTATGTGACATTGAAGTATTgagaattaattattattttaattgccGTGTCCTAGCTATGTTCGTGTTCTaattttttgagattttccgtaTCACCATGTCGCGTTTCTGTGTCCCCGTACCCGTGTCTGTGCAACATAAGTTATTGTTACAATCTCCTTTTATTGAAGGAgccttcaaattatttgaGTGCCCCTcaactaaaatttaatttattgttctataacaaaatatgcttaaattttcaaataattcaaaattagcttgatttaaattaaaacattaaagCATCTCACTTTTGGATTTAAGACCCT
Protein-coding regions in this window:
- the LOC18774547 gene encoding LOW QUALITY PROTEIN: uncharacterized protein LOC18774547 (The sequence of the model RefSeq protein was modified relative to this genomic sequence to represent the inferred CDS: deleted 1 base in 1 codon), translated to MFSSTPFLVSFLLLLSLSLLFLFAPRFLPPSRPPIPISASDELDDQILFNRALNPNPRKPKPTFSHLALDSKSSKPKIAFLFLTNSDLHFAPLWSLFFSKTNSNLYNIYVHADPAANVTLPPGTVFHNRLVPSKRTYRASATLISATRRLLASAVIDDPANLFFAVLSQYCVPLHSFRYVYNSLFFSTTFDLTRPATGSDAELAQMGLKVRPKSFIEILSKSASLWKRYSARGRFAMMPEVPFEQFRVGSQFFLLTRRHALVVLKDRALWRKFRMPCYREDQCYPEEHYFPTLLSMADPDGLTRYSLTRVNWTGTVKGHPYTYLAGEVSAELIHRLRKSNLSESYLFARKFSPDCLKPLLGLAEKVIFRD